The following are encoded together in the Vibrio zhugei genome:
- a CDS encoding DUF3301 domain-containing protein: MRTGLFGLLLIGMVGFIFWQQRRQSEIARRVIEQKCAQLNLQVVSVAFGQHRLRTPSGQWHWHSTYFFEFSALGDDCYQGRLIMNGFRSQQVYIPPHHLPPAT, encoded by the coding sequence ATGAGAACAGGATTATTCGGACTACTACTCATCGGGATGGTCGGTTTTATCTTTTGGCAACAGCGGCGCCAATCGGAAATCGCGCGCCGCGTCATTGAGCAAAAATGTGCACAGTTGAACTTGCAAGTGGTCAGTGTCGCCTTCGGCCAGCATCGACTTCGTACGCCGTCGGGCCAATGGCACTGGCACTCAACCTATTTCTTTGAGTTTTCAGCCTTAGGTGATGATTGCTATCAAGGTCGCTTAATTATGAACGGTTTTCGTTCACAACAGGTCTATATACCGCCTCATCATTTGCCCCCTGCAACCTAG